The stretch of DNA CAAAGAAGGTTCTAGCGACGCAAATTTTTCTATAAGCCCCTGATGGCAGAAGTCCATGACTTTGGATTTCTGGGATGGCGAAAGTCCCGGGAAATTTCGAGCAATGTCTGACGTGGGGGGCGGAATCACTGAGCTTTGAAAATCATAATCTACATTCTGATCCCCCAAAGGTCGAATCCAAGACAATGAGGCGGCTGGCTTGACACCTCCCTTGTCCAATTCAATCGAAATGCCGGGATTCAAACGAATCACCTGCGCCTGGGGTAACAACTCAAGAATTTCTTGTGAAAACTGCTTATACGTTATTGGAAAAAAGGCGTAGTTATACCATGACCAAGGCTCCTGAATAAACTGGCAGGAGCTGGGAACGATGTACTTCGGCTTTAAAGCGCCGATTTGCTCAAGCCATTCCGGGGGGAGGCTCAAGGAAACGACTGGCGCCCGCGAAGGTGCGATAACATCAAGTTCGCGCATGGTTTGAAATGGCCATAAGATCATATCCCAGGGGGCTTCATTTTTCAGAAGATCCAGTGTGGTGTAGTCGATCCAAGAGTCGACGACATTCAGCACATTCACTCCGCCGCCTTTAATCTGAAACAAAGAATCGACGTCTTCATCTAAAGCTTTTCTTGGGATGATCTCTAAGTCGCCGACGATCACGCTTTGATTTATTGCCAAGGACTGTACGTTGGCGAAGCCCAACTGCCTAATTAAGTCGAACATTTCGTCGTGCAGGCAATACATGTAAATGGGTGTGTTTCGATCTAAAAGATGAAGGCTTTCCATCGAACAATGATCGTCGTGGTAATGGGAGATGAACACGGCGGAAAATTTTTGCTCCCGAAGACTTTCCTGGTCAAACTCAATGGGCGGAAAGGCATAACAGTTGCGACTGAAAGGATTCTCAAAAATCGGGTCGAAGACAATTCGCGTCTCGCCCAATTCAAAAATGTAACCCGCATGTAAAATTCTGGATATTTTTAAAGACACAACGGCATCTTAATGAGCTTGGGCATCCGGCTCAAGCTATTTACAAATCACCCTCTATTTGCCTGCTTCGACCAAAGCTTTAAAGTTCTTTAAGCCCTTATCGAAGGTCGGACTCATCATAAAATCCATTATTAAGCCAAAATATCTTTTAAAATAGGAAAGACGCTGCTCATAAGACCACGTCAGGGTCGTTACGGATTCGCCTGTTGCGGCAACCGTCCACAGGGCCCTTGCTTCTCCTTGGACTGGCTTAAGAAAAATCATTTCTATTTCGACTGACTTTTCCGGAACGATATTCACAATCGTCAATTTTCCTTGGCCCGTCTTTTCTCCGGCCCAAACCATCGTAGACCCCAAGCCCGTTCCCGAAACTTCGACTTTAGAACTGGGGTCGTCTTCTCGAAAAGGATTCCACTTCGCAAACTCGTTCAGATCCGTCAGCTTTGCGTGAACCACACTCAGTGGCGCATTGATTTCGATACTTCTGGTCAGTTGATACTGAGCTGGCAAAAGAACAGGAGCAATAAGCAGAACTAATAACAGGGCCACAAGGAAGTACATTGCCGTTCTCATCTTGATCTCCTTCTTTTCAAAGCTTTTTTCAAATTTTCCATATCGGGACCTGATATTGTCAATGACGTCCCCCTATGAGAGAATACGGGAATGTTAAAAAATTTCTTTCCTGACCGTGAACATAAAGCTCTTCTTTTCGATTTCGATGGCACCGTGGCCGACACAATGGGTGCGCACTTAAAGGCGTGGAATATTGGCCTTGCCTCTTACAACCTCACTTTAAGCAGAGAACAACATCAAGCCTGGGCAGGTCGACCCACAAGAAAAATTGTCGAGATGCTAAATGAACTGCACAATGTGCAAATCCAGGCCGAGACCTTCCTAAAAGAAAAGGAAGTTCACTACTTTTCAGCCATTAATGAAATCAAAGAAATTTCTTCTGTAATGGAAGTGATTCGTCACTATCATGGGTCTTTGCCCATGGCCGTGGTCACGGGCAGCCGACGGACTCCAGTGGAAACCACGCTAAAACATCTTGGCATCACACAGTATTTTGATCTGTTGATCTGCGCCGAGGACTATCACAATGGAAAACCAGCTCCTGATTGTTTTTTGCTAGGGGCTGACAAGTTGGGGATGGCACCGCAGGAATGCCTGGTTTTCGAAGATGCTCACCTGGGGATCGAGGCTGCAAAGAATGCTCGGATGGATTGCCTCAAGGTGGATGAGTACCAAAAACTTATCCGCGTTAAATATTAATCTGGCTTATAGCTACTGATGTTCTCAAAAAGTTTTGCCATTCGATGATAAAGCTCTGAAATATTCTTTTCCGGGCTTTTCCCGGACAAGTTTGAAGCTTCCTCGATTTTTTCGATACAACGAAGATCCTGACAAACATAGTAAGAACTGCTGACATCCGAGCTCATGTTCACAGTCAGCAGACCAATGTCTTCAGATGTTCCATAGGCATGACACCAGTTGCACAAACCACCGACGGGTTCGCCGCTAAGTGAAGTTCTTTTAAAGGCGACTCCGCGAGGCATATCCCAGTTCGGCATTTTGAAGACCAGATAAGTATAAACCCCTGAAGGCTCTCTCCAGGTAAAATAAGAGCTGATGTTCAATGGGAACTTCAATTTTTCCGGCAAGATCAGCTTCTTCTGGTCTCTGCGGCGAAAGGCCTCGATCAGTTCTTTTTCGGACGCAACCGAAAAGACATTTTCTTTTTGGAAATTATTTAACTGAGACAACACTGCGATCACCTCTCTTCTGACAATTTTAAGGCAGATATTACCAAAACAAAAGACTCAATTTCTTGGTCGAGGCGCTTTTGAATGACGTTTGCCAGTTCATCGCCAAAGAAATCACCTCTGCATCTGAGCTGTCCTAGAATAAGAAATCAAATACAAGCTAAAGGGGGCTTATGAAAGCAAAGTTTACTTCACCACAATCGGAACGTCGCTCTCACCGTCCGCATCTGGAGTGGGAAAAATCCGAAATCATTTCTATTGATCCTGAGGCCACATTGTGTGAGGCGGCTCAGCTTATGAAAGAATATCAAATCGGCGATGTCTTGGTCATGCATGACGATGGCCACGGCTCGCTGCTAGGTATCTTAACAGATCGGGATATCGCGATGTGCATCGCCGACGGCGCCAACCCGGACCGGGTTCGAATCAGCCGGGTCATGTCGCGTTCGCCCGTCACCGCCAGAGCTGAAGACGATGTTTTCACAATGATCTCTCTCATGAAACGATCCGGTGTCACACGTTTGCCCATTCTGGACCGCCGG from Bdellovibrio sp. ArHS encodes:
- a CDS encoding MBL fold metallo-hydrolase, whose protein sequence is MSLKISRILHAGYIFELGETRIVFDPIFENPFSRNCYAFPPIEFDQESLREQKFSAVFISHYHDDHCSMESLHLLDRNTPIYMYCLHDEMFDLIRQLGFANVQSLAINQSVIVGDLEIIPRKALDEDVDSLFQIKGGGVNVLNVVDSWIDYTTLDLLKNEAPWDMILWPFQTMRELDVIAPSRAPVVSLSLPPEWLEQIGALKPKYIVPSSCQFIQEPWSWYNYAFFPITYKQFSQEILELLPQAQVIRLNPGISIELDKGGVKPAASLSWIRPLGDQNVDYDFQSSVIPPPTSDIARNFPGLSPSQKSKVMDFCHQGLIEKFASLEPSL
- a CDS encoding SRPBCC family protein; this encodes MRTAMYFLVALLLVLLIAPVLLPAQYQLTRSIEINAPLSVVHAKLTDLNEFAKWNPFREDDPSSKVEVSGTGLGSTMVWAGEKTGQGKLTIVNIVPEKSVEIEMIFLKPVQGEARALWTVAATGESVTTLTWSYEQRLSYFKRYFGLIMDFMMSPTFDKGLKNFKALVEAGK
- a CDS encoding HAD family phosphatase — translated: MLKNFFPDREHKALLFDFDGTVADTMGAHLKAWNIGLASYNLTLSREQHQAWAGRPTRKIVEMLNELHNVQIQAETFLKEKEVHYFSAINEIKEISSVMEVIRHYHGSLPMAVVTGSRRTPVETTLKHLGITQYFDLLICAEDYHNGKPAPDCFLLGADKLGMAPQECLVFEDAHLGIEAAKNARMDCLKVDEYQKLIRVKY
- a CDS encoding FBP domain-containing protein — encoded protein: MLSQLNNFQKENVFSVASEKELIEAFRRRDQKKLILPEKLKFPLNISSYFTWREPSGVYTYLVFKMPNWDMPRGVAFKRTSLSGEPVGGLCNWCHAYGTSEDIGLLTVNMSSDVSSSYYVCQDLRCIEKIEEASNLSGKSPEKNISELYHRMAKLFENISSYKPD
- a CDS encoding CBS domain-containing protein; protein product: MKAKFTSPQSERRSHRPHLEWEKSEIISIDPEATLCEAAQLMKEYQIGDVLVMHDDGHGSLLGILTDRDIAMCIADGANPDRVRISRVMSRSPVTARAEDDVFTMISLMKRSGVTRLPILDRRGRFIGVATAKNMIEILTGALFDLTQIGETQHDNEWQKH